A genomic window from Cryobacterium sp. SO2 includes:
- a CDS encoding biotin/lipoate A/B protein ligase family protein: protein MHGEYKVPGGKLVVVDLDVVDNVITDFRLAGDFFLEPDDALEDINAAVNGLAADSDAATIAGVVRAALPPQATLLGFSPESVAVAIRRSLAHASGWRDYEWQLIHTKAERPVMQMALDEVLAVEVGEGRRKPTLRIWEWNEPAVVIGSFQSLKNEVDQVNAEKHGFTVVRRVSGGGAMFMEAGSVITYSIYAPTDLVHGMTFADSYAFLDEWVITALKSLGIDAHYQPLNDITSPTGKIGGAAQKRLGSGAVLHHVTMSYDMDGEKMVQVLRIGREKLSDKGITSAAKRVDPLRSQTGLSRAEIIDRMKQTFTSLYGAVPGEITEAEYAKAADLVESKFSTDEWIGRVP from the coding sequence ATGCATGGTGAATACAAGGTTCCTGGCGGCAAACTCGTTGTGGTCGATCTCGACGTTGTCGACAACGTCATCACCGATTTCCGCCTGGCCGGTGACTTCTTCCTCGAGCCCGACGATGCCCTCGAAGACATCAACGCCGCGGTGAACGGCCTGGCCGCCGACAGCGACGCCGCCACCATCGCGGGTGTGGTGCGGGCTGCGCTGCCGCCCCAGGCCACCCTGCTCGGCTTCTCGCCGGAGTCGGTGGCCGTGGCCATCCGCCGTTCGCTCGCCCACGCCAGCGGCTGGCGCGACTACGAGTGGCAGCTCATCCACACCAAGGCGGAGCGACCGGTGATGCAGATGGCGCTCGACGAGGTGCTCGCCGTCGAGGTCGGCGAGGGCCGGCGCAAGCCCACGCTGCGCATCTGGGAGTGGAACGAACCTGCCGTCGTGATCGGCAGTTTTCAGTCGCTGAAGAACGAGGTCGACCAGGTCAACGCCGAGAAGCATGGATTCACCGTGGTGCGCCGGGTCTCCGGCGGCGGCGCCATGTTCATGGAGGCCGGCTCGGTGATCACGTACTCGATCTACGCGCCCACCGATCTTGTGCACGGGATGACCTTCGCCGACTCCTACGCGTTCCTCGACGAGTGGGTCATCACAGCGCTCAAGTCGCTCGGCATCGACGCTCACTACCAGCCGCTCAACGACATCACGAGCCCCACCGGCAAGATCGGCGGAGCGGCCCAGAAGCGCCTCGGCAGCGGCGCCGTGCTGCACCACGTCACCATGAGCTACGACATGGACGGCGAGAAGATGGTGCAGGTGCTGCGCATCGGCCGTGAGAAGCTCAGCGACAAGGGCATCACGAGTGCAGCCAAGCGGGTGGACCCGCTGCGCAGCCAGACCGGCCTCAGCCGGGCCGAGATCATCGACCGGATGAAGCAGACCTTCACGAGCCTCTACGGGGCCGTTCCCGGAGAGATCACCGAGGCGGAGTACGCCAAGGCCGCCGATCTCGTGGAGAGCAAGTTCAGCACCGACGAGTGGATCGGCCGCGTTCCCTGA
- a CDS encoding DNA methyltransferase yields MPNAWTQFSPSRVIQADNLEILPTLPDGAFTLIYLDPPFNTGRTQKRQATTSVRSTLASGAHATGTITGFKGQRYERIKGDLLGYDDQFEDYWAFLEPRLIEAWRLLAEDGTLYLHLDYREAHYAKVLLDALFGRDCFLNELIWAYDYGAKSKNRWPTKHDTILVYVKDPRAYYFDSSTVDREPYMAPGLVTPEKVAKGKLPTDVWWHTIVSPTGKEKTGYPTQKPVGILRRMIQASSREGDWVLDFFAGSGTTGAVAAALGRRFLLIDQNPESLAVMHERLGALPDVDFVDDDRATRLGA; encoded by the coding sequence ATGCCAAACGCGTGGACTCAGTTCTCTCCCAGCCGCGTCATCCAGGCCGACAACCTGGAGATCCTGCCCACGCTGCCCGACGGCGCGTTCACCCTCATCTACCTCGACCCGCCGTTCAACACCGGCCGCACCCAGAAGCGGCAGGCCACCACCTCGGTGCGGAGCACCCTGGCCAGTGGGGCGCACGCCACCGGAACCATCACCGGGTTCAAAGGCCAGCGCTATGAGCGCATCAAGGGTGACCTGCTCGGCTACGACGACCAGTTCGAGGACTACTGGGCCTTTCTCGAGCCCCGGCTGATCGAGGCCTGGCGGCTGCTGGCCGAGGACGGCACGCTCTACCTGCACCTGGACTACCGGGAGGCGCACTACGCCAAGGTGCTCCTCGACGCCCTCTTCGGCCGGGACTGCTTTCTCAACGAGCTCATCTGGGCCTACGACTACGGCGCGAAGTCGAAGAACCGCTGGCCCACCAAGCACGACACGATCCTGGTCTACGTGAAGGATCCGCGAGCGTACTATTTCGATTCCAGCACCGTCGATCGCGAGCCGTACATGGCGCCCGGGCTGGTCACGCCGGAGAAGGTGGCCAAGGGCAAACTGCCCACTGACGTCTGGTGGCACACCATCGTGTCGCCGACGGGCAAGGAGAAGACCGGCTACCCCACCCAGAAGCCCGTCGGCATCCTGCGCCGCATGATCCAGGCATCCAGCCGCGAGGGTGACTGGGTGCTGGACTTCTTCGCCGGCAGCGGCACGACGGGCGCGGTCGCGGCCGCCCTGGGTCGCCGATTCCTGCTGATCGACCAGAATCCGGAGAGCCTCGCCGTGATGCACGAGCGGCTGGGCGCTCTGCCCGACGTCGATTTCGTCGACGACGACCGGGCCACAAGACTGGGAGCATGA
- a CDS encoding GNAT family N-acetyltransferase: MTIDKMTREGSAAGDAAAEVVHEPDLSRYTLWLDGEPAGLADYRIVGQEMRFTHTEVDPAKREHGLAGILVEQALDDVRIRTGLTVVAACPFVADWIDQHAEYQDLLSRGR; the protein is encoded by the coding sequence ATGACGATCGACAAGATGACACGTGAGGGCTCTGCCGCTGGGGACGCTGCCGCCGAGGTTGTGCACGAACCCGATCTATCGCGATACACCCTGTGGCTGGACGGAGAACCCGCCGGGCTCGCCGACTACCGGATCGTGGGCCAGGAGATGCGGTTCACGCACACCGAGGTGGACCCCGCCAAGCGGGAGCACGGTCTGGCGGGCATCCTCGTCGAGCAGGCGCTTGACGACGTGCGCATCCGCACCGGCCTCACCGTGGTGGCGGCCTGCCCGTTCGTCGCCGACTGGATCGACCAGCACGCCGAATACCAGGACCTGCTCAGCCGCGGCCGGTAG